A window of the Thermococcus alcaliphilus genome harbors these coding sequences:
- the rpl4p gene encoding 50S ribosomal protein L4, with product MKVKVFSLDGEPIEEIELPKVFQTPFRPDLIRRAVIASWTHRIQPQGRDPLAGKRRVTENIGKGHGMARVERIKTSPRFAAFVPFARGGRRTHPPKVEKIIWEDINKKERRLALMSAIAATANYDLVKARGHIIDNLPQVPLVVEDELEKVYKTAKTREIFKKLGVWEDIERAKKNTKVRAGKGKMRGRRYKKAKGPLIVVAKNEGIIQGARNHPGVDVVLVDNLGVELLAPGAHPGRLTIWTKGAIERLREIYG from the coding sequence ATGAAAGTTAAGGTATTTTCACTCGATGGCGAGCCAATTGAAGAAATTGAACTTCCAAAAGTATTCCAAACACCTTTCAGACCAGATCTCATTAGGAGAGCTGTCATCGCTTCATGGACCCACCGCATACAACCACAAGGGAGAGATCCCCTTGCGGGTAAGAGGAGGGTTACTGAGAACATCGGAAAAGGTCACGGTATGGCAAGGGTTGAGAGGATAAAGACCTCCCCAAGGTTTGCAGCGTTTGTTCCGTTTGCCAGAGGTGGTAGAAGAACTCACCCACCAAAAGTAGAGAAGATAATATGGGAAGACATCAACAAGAAGGAAAGAAGACTTGCCTTGATGAGTGCCATAGCTGCCACTGCAAACTACGATTTAGTTAAAGCGAGAGGCCACATAATTGATAACCTGCCTCAAGTTCCCCTTGTGGTGGAAGATGAGCTCGAAAAGGTCTACAAGACAGCAAAAACTAGGGAGATCTTCAAGAAGCTCGGTGTCTGGGAGGATATTGAGAGGGCAAAGAAAAACACCAAAGTGAGGGCTGGAAAGGGCAAGATGAGAGGCAGAAGGTACAAAAAGGCAAAAGGTCCACTTATTGTGGTTGCCAAAAACGAGGGAATAATCCAGGGAGCAAGAAACCACCCAGGTGTTGACGTAGTTTTAGTGGACAATTTGGGTGTAGAGCTGTTAGCCCCAGGTGCACATCCCGGAAGACTCACAATATGGACGAAGGGAGCAATAGAGAGATTAAGGGAGATTTATGGGTGA
- a CDS encoding 50S ribosomal protein L23, producing MDPYKVIIRPVVTEKAISMVERENKLTFIVDRRATKQDIKRAVEEIYNVKVEKVNTLITMKGEKKAYVKLKPEYSASEVAARIGLF from the coding sequence ATGGATCCATATAAAGTTATTATACGACCTGTAGTCACAGAAAAGGCAATCTCCATGGTTGAGAGGGAAAACAAGCTCACCTTTATAGTCGATAGAAGGGCTACAAAGCAAGATATAAAGAGGGCTGTCGAGGAAATATACAACGTCAAAGTTGAGAAAGTCAATACACTCATAACAATGAAAGGTGAAAAGAAGGCTTACGTGAAATTGAAGCCTGAATATAGCGCAAGTGAGGTTGCTGCTAGAATAGGATTGTTCTGA
- the hydD gene encoding NADPH-dependent hydrogenase/sulfhydrogenase 1 subunit delta, with amino-acid sequence MSEKVRIGFYALTSCYGCQLQMAMMDEILHLLDKAEIECWFMVERDSDEDREVDIAFIEGSVSTQEEVELVKKIREKAKIVVAVGACATQGGVQSWGKDKELSELWKTVYGDAHVKFEPKMAEPVEKYIKVDYKLYGCPPEKKDFLYALGTFLVGSWPEDIDYPVCVECRLRGNPCILIEKGEPCLGPVTVAGCDARCPGFNVACIGCRGAVGYDVAWFDSLALEFKKKGLTKEEILERMKIFNAHNPKLEEMVNKIFEEGE; translated from the coding sequence ATGAGCGAGAAGGTTAGAATTGGATTTTACGCCTTAACTTCATGCTATGGCTGTCAGCTTCAAATGGCCATGATGGATGAGATACTCCATCTCTTGGACAAGGCGGAGATAGAATGCTGGTTCATGGTGGAAAGGGACAGTGATGAGGATAGGGAAGTCGATATAGCCTTCATAGAGGGAAGTGTCTCTACTCAAGAGGAAGTAGAGCTTGTAAAGAAGATTAGGGAAAAGGCTAAGATAGTCGTTGCAGTTGGAGCTTGTGCAACACAAGGTGGAGTGCAGAGCTGGGGTAAGGACAAAGAACTTAGTGAGCTTTGGAAGACTGTTTACGGAGATGCTCATGTTAAATTTGAGCCCAAGATGGCAGAGCCTGTTGAAAAATACATCAAGGTTGACTACAAGCTTTACGGTTGCCCACCAGAGAAGAAGGACTTTCTCTATGCATTGGGCACATTCTTAGTGGGCTCATGGCCTGAGGACATTGATTATCCAGTATGTGTTGAGTGCAGGCTTAGAGGAAACCCCTGTATTCTTATAGAAAAGGGAGAGCCGTGCTTAGGGCCAGTGACAGTTGCTGGGTGTGATGCAAGGTGTCCCGGCTTTAACGTTGCTTGCATTGGGTGCAGAGGAGCTGTAGGCTATGACGTTGCATGGTTTGACTCTCTAGCCTTAGAGTTCAAGAAGAAAGGTCTTACAAAAGAGGAGATTCTTGAGAGAATGAAGATCTTCAACGCCCACAATCCGAAGCTTGAAGAGATGGTTAACAAGATATTTGAGGAGGGAGAATGA
- a CDS encoding hydrogenase maturation protease, translating into MSTLILALGNELMKDDGVGLKVGRILAERGYNVLEIGTDIFKLQRYYNGEERIIIIDAILTDKYKPGEMIHLKGEEVFEKLKAEIRSAHFMGAIDGLKLLMALDERLAKAEIHFVGVVAKEIELGTELSEEVKSNIHNIINAIENIAK; encoded by the coding sequence ATGAGCACGTTGATCCTTGCCCTTGGAAACGAGCTTATGAAAGATGATGGTGTGGGGTTGAAGGTTGGTAGAATTCTGGCAGAGAGGGGCTACAACGTTCTTGAGATAGGAACAGATATATTCAAGCTTCAACGCTATTATAATGGCGAAGAAAGAATAATAATCATCGATGCTATACTCACCGATAAATACAAACCCGGAGAAATGATCCATCTAAAGGGAGAAGAAGTTTTTGAAAAGCTTAAGGCTGAAATAAGGAGTGCACATTTTATGGGGGCTATCGATGGACTCAAGCTTTTGATGGCTCTTGATGAACGGCTAGCTAAAGCAGAGATTCATTTCGTTGGGGTTGTGGCTAAAGAGATTGAATTGGGGACTGAACTCAGTGAAGAGGTTAAAAGCAATATTCATAATATTATAAATGCTATAGAGAATATTGCGAAATAA
- a CDS encoding MFS transporter, producing MQRKLLLLLSLGWIFNYAHRMAIPPLIPLIKEELTITNAQAGLLMTSLLLPYALIQVPAGYFGDKLGRKKLVVISIVGYSLASSLIIFARQYWHLIAIRALYGIFAGLYYAPATALISEIYREKKGSALGVFMVGPPIGSAIAPAIVIPIALALEWRYSFLVLSLMSLTVGLALMLIIKGEVKQVERPKFTVPKEVFSLSVMNFIVLAAFFGMLTFLPDFFVNKGRSVEEASFYFSLLSIVGIFGSIAGGGVYDRIRETSLFSVLALNAFLSFLLVKTAYPMLVLLLGLFFYSVGPIVTAYTSEHASEENLGTVMGFVNMMGFFGATAGPYFIGLLIDTAGYETAFYSISAMYLLSFLILMLSRRDIR from the coding sequence ATGCAGAGAAAACTCCTCTTACTGCTCTCTCTTGGGTGGATATTCAACTATGCCCACAGAATGGCTATTCCTCCCCTTATCCCACTAATCAAAGAAGAGTTAACCATAACAAACGCTCAGGCCGGGCTTCTCATGACTTCCCTTCTCCTTCCCTATGCCTTGATTCAAGTTCCAGCCGGTTATTTTGGGGACAAACTCGGAAGAAAAAAGCTTGTAGTTATCAGCATTGTTGGTTATTCGTTAGCAAGCTCCTTGATTATTTTCGCCCGGCAATACTGGCATCTTATTGCCATTAGGGCTCTCTATGGGATTTTTGCTGGTCTCTACTACGCTCCAGCAACTGCTCTTATAAGCGAGATTTACAGGGAGAAAAAAGGTTCCGCATTGGGTGTTTTTATGGTTGGACCTCCAATAGGAAGTGCCATTGCTCCAGCAATTGTTATTCCAATAGCCTTGGCCTTAGAGTGGAGGTATTCGTTTTTAGTTCTCTCGCTTATGAGCTTAACAGTTGGACTAGCGCTTATGCTGATAATCAAGGGGGAAGTAAAGCAAGTTGAACGGCCAAAGTTCACGGTGCCTAAGGAGGTGTTCAGCTTAAGTGTTATGAACTTCATAGTATTAGCAGCCTTCTTTGGAATGCTGACTTTCCTTCCAGATTTCTTTGTAAACAAAGGCAGAAGTGTAGAAGAAGCTTCCTTTTACTTCTCTCTCCTCTCGATAGTGGGGATCTTTGGCTCTATTGCTGGAGGAGGTGTGTATGATAGGATTAGAGAAACTAGTCTTTTCTCTGTTCTCGCTCTAAATGCTTTCCTGTCTTTTCTGTTGGTGAAAACAGCATATCCCATGCTGGTTTTGTTGTTGGGCTTGTTTTTCTACTCCGTTGGTCCGATAGTTACCGCTTATACAAGTGAACATGCAAGTGAGGAAAACCTTGGCACAGTGATGGGTTTTGTGAACATGATGGGGTTTTTTGGAGCAACCGCTGGCCCGTATTTTATAGGGCTTTTGATCGATACTGCAGGTTATGAAACAGCGTTTTATTCAATCTCAGCAATGTACCTGCTAAGTTTCCTAATTTTGATGCTTTCAAGGAGAGATATTCGTTAG
- the hydG gene encoding NADPH-dependent hydrogenase/sulfhydrogenase 1 subunit gamma, which produces MSTPSTVPKDIMMPDENPYALHKAKVLKVYKLTDTEKLFLFRFEDPELAEKWTFKPGQFVQLTIPGVGEVPISICSSAMRRGFFELCIRKAGRVTTVVHKLKPGDTVLVRGPYGNGFPVDEWEGMDLLLIAAGLGTAPLRSVFLYAMDNRWKYGNITFINTARYGKDLLFYKELEAMKDLAEAENVKIIQSVTRDPDWPGLKGRPQQFIVEANTNPKNTAVAVCGPPRMYKAVFESLINYGYRPENIYVTLERKMKCGIGKCGHCNVGTSTSWKYICKDGPVFGYFDIISTPGLLD; this is translated from the coding sequence ATGAGCACTCCTAGCACTGTACCAAAAGATATTATGATGCCAGATGAGAACCCATATGCTCTCCATAAAGCAAAGGTACTCAAAGTTTACAAGCTTACGGACACAGAAAAGCTTTTCCTATTCCGTTTTGAAGATCCAGAGTTAGCTGAAAAGTGGACGTTCAAGCCGGGACAGTTTGTTCAGCTTACTATCCCAGGTGTTGGTGAAGTACCAATCAGCATATGTTCCTCCGCTATGAGAAGAGGTTTCTTTGAACTTTGTATAAGAAAAGCAGGTAGAGTAACAACTGTAGTTCACAAGCTTAAGCCGGGAGATACGGTTTTAGTTAGAGGTCCCTATGGAAACGGCTTCCCTGTAGATGAGTGGGAAGGGATGGATTTACTCCTTATAGCAGCAGGTCTTGGAACTGCTCCCCTTAGGAGCGTCTTCCTTTATGCAATGGACAACAGGTGGAAGTATGGAAACATCACGTTCATAAACACAGCCAGATACGGAAAGGATTTACTCTTTTACAAAGAACTTGAGGCAATGAAAGACTTGGCAGAGGCTGAAAACGTCAAGATAATCCAAAGCGTTACAAGAGATCCTGATTGGCCTGGATTAAAGGGCAGACCTCAGCAATTCATAGTTGAGGCGAACACAAATCCTAAGAATACAGCGGTTGCGGTTTGTGGTCCTCCAAGGATGTATAAGGCTGTCTTTGAGTCTCTCATAAACTATGGATACAGGCCAGAGAACATCTACGTAACCCTTGAAAGAAAAATGAAGTGCGGAATTGGAAAATGTGGGCACTGCAACGTGGGAACAAGCACATCATGGAAGTACATATGTAAAGACGGACCTGTATTTGGCTACTTTGACATAATATCAACCCCCGGACTGCTGGACTGA
- a CDS encoding serine/threonine-protein kinase RIO2, whose protein sequence is MVSKLLALEVYPNLKYLDFRILRGVELNMRHYEWVPLEVIAKFSRVDIETASYRLGKLDNWGLVRRRSDIGYIGYQLTIHGYDALAIRAFAQKGIIKAISQTQIGVGKEADVYVGITPNEEKVAVKFNRIGRTSFTRIKLYRPDFIDKRHISWLYISRLVAQREYEALQLLSPIAKVPKPLAWNRHAIVMEFIEGVELVELADTDLTKEEASEILDKVLEEYKKIVEFGIIHSDMSLYNIVLKKDGDILIIDWPQYLTTAFPDAKYYLERDLRVLLNSFKRKWRVEKDWNEVWKEFEDAFKKSLKEA, encoded by the coding sequence ATGGTAAGTAAACTTCTTGCACTCGAAGTATATCCAAATCTTAAGTATCTCGATTTTAGGATACTTAGAGGAGTAGAGCTTAATATGCGCCATTATGAGTGGGTGCCCCTCGAGGTAATAGCCAAATTTTCCCGAGTGGATATTGAAACTGCCTCTTATCGCCTAGGGAAACTCGACAATTGGGGACTCGTGAGGAGAAGAAGTGATATAGGCTACATAGGCTACCAGCTCACAATACATGGATACGATGCCTTGGCAATAAGGGCATTTGCTCAAAAAGGGATAATTAAGGCAATAAGCCAAACACAAATTGGGGTAGGGAAAGAGGCGGATGTTTATGTCGGGATAACTCCAAATGAAGAGAAAGTAGCTGTTAAATTTAATCGGATAGGAAGAACAAGCTTCACAAGGATAAAGCTCTATAGACCCGATTTTATTGACAAAAGACATATATCATGGCTCTACATTTCAAGACTAGTTGCTCAAAGAGAGTATGAGGCTCTTCAACTCTTGAGCCCAATAGCCAAAGTTCCAAAACCCCTTGCATGGAACAGGCATGCGATTGTTATGGAATTTATAGAAGGGGTTGAGCTTGTAGAGCTTGCAGACACCGATTTGACAAAAGAGGAGGCTTCAGAAATATTAGACAAAGTTCTGGAAGAGTACAAAAAGATAGTCGAGTTTGGAATAATTCATTCTGATATGAGCCTTTACAACATAGTTCTTAAAAAGGATGGGGATATACTAATAATAGACTGGCCCCAATACTTAACAACGGCTTTCCCAGATGCCAAGTATTATCTGGAAAGGGATTTAAGGGTGCTCCTAAACTCCTTTAAACGAAAATGGAGAGTAGAAAAAGACTGGAATGAAGTCTGGAAAGAATTTGAGGATGCCTTTAAAAAGAGCTTAAAAGAGGCGTAA
- the hydA gene encoding NADPH-dependent hydrogenase/sulfhydrogenase 1 subunit alpha — translation MYIPITVDHIARVEGKGGIEIVTSDEGVKEVKLNIIEGPRFFEAITIGKKLEEALAIYPRVCSFCSASHKLTALESAEKAIGFTPRPEIQDLRELLYMGDTIESHALHLYLLVLPDYLGYSNPLAMVDKYKREIEYAMALKNIGSKIMDYLGSRAIHQENAVLGGFGKLPTKTQFEELKRELKEALPLAEYTVELFSKLEQYEEVTDDEMVHMAVKPRNDVYGIYGDYIKVSDGFEFPVEDYKKHIVEKVVEHSFAKHSFYKGRPFMVGAISRIVNNADLLYGKAKELYTQYKDLLRYNNCFANNFAQAIELVYFIERAIDIIDDTLAKWPVKERDEVELKDGFGVSITEAPRGLLVYALEVKDGRVNYADIITPTAMNLAIMERHVRMMAENHWQDDPERLKLLAEMTVRAYDPCISCSVHVVRL, via the coding sequence ATGTATATCCCGATTACGGTTGATCATATAGCCCGTGTTGAGGGTAAGGGAGGAATAGAGATAGTTACAAGTGATGAGGGGGTTAAAGAAGTCAAGCTTAACATAATAGAAGGTCCGAGGTTCTTTGAAGCCATTACAATTGGCAAGAAGCTTGAAGAGGCATTGGCGATCTATCCGAGGGTTTGTTCTTTCTGTTCAGCATCTCATAAGCTCACGGCTTTAGAGTCTGCAGAAAAGGCCATAGGTTTTACCCCAAGACCTGAGATTCAAGACTTGAGAGAGCTGCTCTACATGGGAGATACCATAGAAAGCCATGCTCTACACCTTTACCTACTAGTTCTCCCAGATTATCTCGGCTATTCCAATCCACTGGCAATGGTTGACAAATATAAGAGAGAAATCGAATATGCAATGGCACTAAAAAACATTGGTTCAAAGATAATGGATTATCTCGGCTCAAGAGCAATTCATCAAGAAAACGCTGTGCTTGGGGGTTTTGGGAAGCTTCCAACAAAAACCCAGTTTGAAGAGCTCAAGAGAGAACTGAAAGAGGCCCTGCCTTTAGCCGAGTATACAGTGGAGCTCTTCTCAAAGCTTGAGCAATACGAAGAGGTAACCGATGATGAGATGGTTCACATGGCAGTGAAGCCGAGAAACGACGTCTATGGTATATACGGAGACTACATCAAAGTAAGTGATGGGTTTGAGTTTCCGGTTGAGGACTACAAAAAACACATAGTTGAAAAAGTAGTTGAACACAGCTTTGCAAAGCACAGCTTTTACAAAGGGAGGCCCTTTATGGTCGGTGCAATCTCGAGAATAGTTAACAACGCTGACCTTCTATATGGCAAGGCAAAGGAGCTCTATACTCAATACAAAGACCTACTAAGATACAACAACTGTTTTGCAAACAATTTCGCCCAAGCAATTGAGCTAGTATACTTCATAGAGAGGGCAATAGACATAATTGATGACACCCTTGCAAAGTGGCCGGTAAAAGAGAGGGATGAGGTAGAGCTAAAAGACGGCTTTGGAGTGAGCATAACCGAGGCTCCAAGAGGTTTACTCGTCTACGCTCTTGAAGTCAAGGATGGAAGAGTTAACTATGCGGACATCATAACACCAACCGCAATGAACCTTGCAATTATGGAACGCCATGTTAGAATGATGGCTGAGAATCACTGGCAAGATGACCCAGAGAGGCTCAAGCTTCTTGCAGAGATGACGGTTAGGGCATATGATCCATGTATCTCGTGTTCTGTTCACGTAGTTAGGCTTTAG
- a CDS encoding 50S ribosomal protein L3, giving the protein MGKISRPRRGSLAYSPRKRAKSIVPRIRNWPQEQEVRMLGFAGYKAGMTHVLMIDDAPGLTKGKEIFVPVTIVEAPPLIVYGVRAYKQGYLGLETATEVIVPDFKLENYPSKKAKNVTFYKLLERRIKTLPKNYNEETFQQKLGELEDLVKSGEIVEVRALVATQPWLARIKKKPEVMEYAVGGTSVEEKFAYIKEKLGNELRASEVLKEGELLDIVAVTKGKGTQGPVKRWGIKIQFHKAQRAGKARHVGNLGPWHPARVMWTVPQAGQMGFHHRTEFNKRLLRIGENGKLKLNGEEIEITPKGGFPHYGIVRNDFLMIAGTIPGAIKRIIRVRPAIRPPAKKPPVEAPQITYVSRESKQ; this is encoded by the coding sequence ATGGGAAAAATTAGCAGACCAAGAAGAGGTTCATTGGCATATTCCCCAAGAAAAAGAGCCAAGAGCATAGTCCCAAGAATTAGAAACTGGCCACAGGAGCAAGAGGTTAGAATGCTCGGATTTGCAGGATACAAAGCTGGAATGACCCATGTGCTTATGATAGACGATGCTCCAGGGCTTACGAAGGGTAAGGAGATCTTCGTGCCAGTAACGATAGTTGAAGCTCCGCCCTTAATCGTCTATGGGGTTAGAGCTTACAAGCAGGGTTACCTTGGACTTGAAACTGCAACTGAGGTCATAGTTCCGGATTTCAAGCTCGAGAATTACCCATCAAAGAAAGCAAAGAACGTAACATTCTACAAGCTTCTTGAGAGAAGGATTAAGACTCTTCCAAAGAACTACAACGAAGAGACCTTCCAGCAAAAACTTGGAGAGCTTGAGGACCTTGTTAAGTCCGGGGAAATAGTTGAAGTTAGGGCTCTTGTGGCAACTCAGCCATGGCTCGCGAGGATAAAGAAGAAGCCTGAGGTTATGGAGTACGCTGTTGGTGGAACAAGCGTTGAAGAGAAGTTTGCCTACATCAAAGAGAAGCTTGGAAACGAACTCAGAGCAAGTGAAGTTCTCAAAGAGGGAGAGCTTCTTGACATAGTAGCCGTCACAAAGGGCAAGGGTACCCAGGGCCCAGTTAAGAGATGGGGCATCAAGATACAGTTCCACAAGGCTCAAAGAGCCGGAAAGGCAAGACACGTTGGTAACCTTGGTCCATGGCACCCAGCTAGGGTTATGTGGACGGTTCCACAAGCTGGACAGATGGGTTTCCACCACAGAACTGAATTCAACAAGAGGCTCTTGAGAATAGGGGAAAACGGAAAACTAAAGCTCAATGGAGAGGAAATCGAGATCACTCCAAAGGGAGGGTTCCCACACTATGGAATAGTGAGAAACGACTTCCTTATGATAGCTGGAACCATACCTGGAGCAATTAAAAGAATAATCAGAGTAAGACCGGCAATAAGACCTCCAGCAAAGAAGCCACCTGTTGAGGCTCCACAAATAACATACGTTAGTAGGGAATCAAAGCAATGA
- the hydB gene encoding NADPH-dependent hydrogenase/sulfhydrogenase 1 subunit beta yields MRYVKLPKENTYEFLERLKDWGTLYAPVKISEKFYDFREVEDVRQIEFKYNRTIMPPKKFFFLPREKMFEFSISKAEYKEVIENVEPFVVFGVHACDIFGLKIMDTIYLDELPDKYYKVRREKGIIIGISCVPDEYCFCNLRETDFADDGFDLFLHELPDGWLVRVGTPTGHRIVDKNIKLFEEVTSQDVCNFREFENKKHQMFKYHEDWGNLRYLLEMEMEHPMWDEQSELCLACGNCNLTCPTCRCYEVQDIPNLDGDTGVRIRRWDSCQLRSHGLVAGNHNFRPTKKSRFMNRYLCKNSYNEKLGISYCVGCGRCTYFCPAEISFVRNLRTIMGLEDKSCPPEVAEEIPKRGFAYGTSAGGEEL; encoded by the coding sequence TTGAGGTATGTTAAGTTGCCGAAGGAGAATACTTACGAGTTCCTAGAGCGATTAAAAGACTGGGGAACACTTTATGCTCCAGTAAAAATCTCGGAGAAGTTCTACGACTTCAGAGAAGTTGAAGACGTGAGGCAAATAGAATTCAAATATAACAGGACAATAATGCCTCCGAAGAAGTTCTTCTTCCTTCCGAGGGAAAAAATGTTTGAATTCAGCATTTCGAAGGCAGAATACAAGGAGGTTATTGAAAACGTTGAACCCTTTGTAGTTTTCGGGGTTCACGCGTGTGACATCTTTGGTCTTAAGATAATGGACACAATTTACTTGGATGAGCTCCCTGACAAATACTACAAAGTTAGAAGGGAAAAGGGCATAATAATAGGAATTAGCTGTGTTCCAGATGAGTACTGTTTCTGTAATTTGAGGGAGACAGATTTTGCAGACGATGGTTTCGACTTATTCCTCCATGAGCTTCCCGACGGATGGCTCGTGAGGGTTGGCACTCCAACCGGGCACAGGATAGTTGATAAAAACATAAAGCTCTTTGAAGAGGTAACGAGCCAGGATGTATGCAACTTTAGAGAGTTTGAAAACAAAAAGCACCAGATGTTCAAATACCATGAGGATTGGGGGAACCTCAGATATTTGCTTGAGATGGAAATGGAGCATCCAATGTGGGATGAGCAGAGTGAACTCTGTTTAGCATGCGGGAACTGTAACTTAACATGTCCAACGTGTAGATGTTATGAAGTCCAAGATATACCAAATCTTGATGGAGACACGGGCGTTAGGATTAGAAGATGGGATTCATGCCAGTTGAGAAGTCATGGCCTTGTGGCTGGAAACCACAACTTTAGACCAACCAAAAAGAGTCGTTTTATGAACCGTTACCTATGTAAGAACTCCTACAATGAGAAGCTTGGCATAAGCTACTGTGTCGGATGTGGAAGGTGTACATACTTCTGTCCAGCAGAAATAAGCTTCGTGAGGAATTTGAGAACTATTATGGGACTTGAGGATAAGTCATGTCCTCCTGAAGTTGCTGAGGAGATTCCGAAGAGAGGATTTGCATATGGCACTTCTGCCGGAGGTGAGGAGCTATGA
- a CDS encoding radical SAM protein: MKIRASYGTAVVLGLKKGKMFAKPTTAYFMTYYEGRCLNNCAFCVQARESRADVEKLSRITWPAFELDEVVEKLKSSKFARICLQTIDYPNLGEDVSKILKAFYPLGLPVSLSITPVDKKSLREFQRLGVDYIGVGIDAASERVYNKVKDSMYSWEDMWRFVDEVIDVFGKGKAFVHLIFGLGESEEEFLQAVQKAYDSKAKVSIFAFTPIKGTILENKTPPDPNRYRLMQIGVYLIENKIARVEEFKFESGRLVDFGLSKEELFKILDESAFMTHGCPGCNRPYYNEKPSKEPYNFPVRPEKKQFERLLGRLFNE, translated from the coding sequence ATGAAAATAAGGGCTTCATACGGAACTGCAGTTGTCTTGGGACTTAAGAAGGGAAAAATGTTTGCAAAGCCCACGACGGCGTATTTTATGACCTATTATGAGGGGAGATGCCTGAACAATTGTGCCTTTTGTGTTCAGGCTAGAGAGAGCAGGGCAGATGTAGAAAAGCTTTCGAGAATAACTTGGCCCGCATTTGAGTTGGATGAAGTTGTGGAAAAATTAAAAAGTTCAAAATTTGCGAGAATATGCCTGCAAACTATAGATTATCCGAATTTAGGGGAAGACGTCTCAAAGATTCTAAAAGCTTTTTACCCATTGGGTCTTCCAGTTTCTCTCTCGATAACTCCTGTTGACAAAAAGTCTCTTAGAGAGTTTCAAAGGCTTGGGGTAGATTATATTGGCGTTGGTATAGATGCGGCAAGTGAGAGGGTGTATAACAAGGTGAAAGATTCCATGTACTCCTGGGAGGATATGTGGCGGTTTGTTGATGAGGTTATTGATGTTTTTGGCAAGGGGAAGGCATTTGTCCATTTAATCTTTGGATTGGGCGAGAGCGAAGAAGAGTTTTTACAAGCAGTTCAGAAGGCGTATGATTCAAAGGCTAAGGTTTCAATTTTTGCATTTACCCCAATTAAGGGGACTATACTAGAAAACAAGACCCCTCCAGACCCAAATAGGTACAGATTGATGCAGATTGGGGTTTATTTAATTGAAAACAAGATCGCAAGGGTCGAAGAGTTTAAGTTTGAGAGTGGGAGGCTTGTAGATTTCGGTCTTTCCAAAGAGGAGCTTTTTAAGATTCTCGACGAGAGTGCATTCATGACTCACGGCTGTCCCGGATGTAATCGACCCTATTACAACGAGAAGCCCAGCAAAGAGCCCTATAACTTTCCGGTAAGGCCTGAAAAGAAACAGTTTGAAAGATTATTGGGTAGACTATTCAATGAGTGA
- a CDS encoding putative RNA uridine N3 methyltransferase: MAWHIFIPDSLLEETSDPKIRTYKVGQIGRAAAIFGVEHIWIYKAGGKDGKFIKLILEYMETPQYLRKSLIPLTKELRYVGVLPPLRTPHHKLKGRPKLGEIREGIVIRKGKRLYADIGLDELALVEGSGEGRMTFKIVSLKPLKVVPSKPEEYWGYRVHLTRKSLAKTLKKAKLNLAIATSRKGEDVRKVNLPPLEGEVGFVFGSPRKGIMEILRDFNEDYPFDLILNTIPNQKTKTVRTEEAVLATLAIFNFIRRD; the protein is encoded by the coding sequence ATGGCATGGCATATCTTCATTCCAGATTCACTCCTCGAAGAGACCTCTGACCCAAAGATAAGGACTTATAAAGTTGGACAGATCGGCAGGGCGGCAGCGATCTTTGGCGTTGAGCACATATGGATTTACAAAGCAGGAGGAAAAGACGGGAAATTCATTAAGCTAATCCTCGAATACATGGAAACACCCCAGTATTTGCGGAAGAGCTTAATACCACTTACAAAGGAGCTCAGGTACGTGGGTGTTTTGCCACCTCTGAGAACTCCCCACCATAAGCTCAAAGGAAGACCCAAGCTCGGTGAAATCAGGGAGGGCATTGTAATCAGAAAAGGCAAGAGGCTTTACGCGGATATTGGCCTTGATGAGCTTGCCCTCGTTGAGGGAAGTGGAGAAGGAAGAATGACGTTCAAAATCGTGTCTCTGAAGCCGCTCAAGGTAGTGCCCTCAAAACCCGAGGAGTATTGGGGATATCGAGTGCATCTCACCAGAAAGTCTTTGGCAAAAACACTTAAAAAGGCAAAACTCAACCTTGCAATCGCGACCTCACGAAAGGGTGAGGATGTGAGAAAAGTGAACCTTCCCCCGTTGGAAGGGGAAGTGGGATTCGTGTTTGGATCTCCCCGGAAGGGAATAATGGAGATCCTGAGAGACTTCAATGAGGATTATCCCTTTGATCTAATCCTCAATACGATTCCAAATCAAAAGACAAAAACCGTTAGAACGGAGGAAGCCGTGTTGGCGACATTGGCGATATTTAATTTCATAAGGAGGGATTGA